From Candidatus Atelocyanobacterium thalassa isolate ALOHA, a single genomic window includes:
- a CDS encoding YggT family protein — MNTAITQLIFQTLNTFLNIYLVLIFIRILLSWFQTAEWAYNAMSFLSPIIDPYLNIFRSFIPPLGGIDISAILAILALQFVSSILDSLSAYSAVGF; from the coding sequence ATGAATACTGCTATCACCCAGCTAATTTTTCAAACTCTCAACACATTCCTTAACATATACCTTGTATTAATTTTTATTCGTATTTTACTTTCTTGGTTTCAAACTGCAGAGTGGGCATATAATGCTATGTCTTTTCTAAGCCCTATTATTGATCCATATCTTAATATTTTCCGTTCATTCATACCTCCATTAGGTGGTATTGATATTTCTGCAATTTTAGCTATTCTTGCATTACAGTTTGTATCTAGTATTTTAGATAGTCTATCTGCATATAGTGCAGTAGGTTTCTGA
- a CDS encoding ABC transporter ATP-binding protein, producing the protein MQTLKLRQLITYLAPYKVSILIGTLSLLIVNGLGVYIPLLIRDNVDSLRYSFNIHQVLKTAILIFVLASIAWIIRMLSRLLIFGIGRDVEFSLKQKIFQHLLTLEPAYFSTHTSGEFISRATSDVDNIRRLVGFALLSLINTIFVYTLTFPVMLSINILLSIFAVIIYPLMLIIVKIFSKKLQKQQLAVQNQLSILSQLIQEDMSNISLIKIYAQEDSEKQEFNYKNHQLLKVKLKLAEIQNFLFPLIEGLSYTSLLLLLSFGAYEINKNNISIGDFIALIILVERLVFPTALLGFTITAYQRGEVSIDRVETIFRVKPKVNNIVNSKFLPIDSVNGVITAQDLSYTYPGNEKPTIKNINFTINPGETIAIVGPVGSGKTTLANALLRLLDINVGTLFLDNHDFTEIYLKSLREIIAYVPQDSFLFNTTILNNIRYGDPQKDIYEVVNIAKKSQIHKEILNFPQQYETLVGERGITLSGGQRQRTALGRALLMNSPILILDDALSSVDNKTATRILENLSNKKRKSIIFISHQLSAAAHADRIFVMNHGEIIQTGDHKTLVNVPGLYQTLWQQNQLVEAIN; encoded by the coding sequence ATGCAAACATTGAAATTAAGACAATTAATTACTTATCTTGCCCCTTATAAAGTTAGTATACTGATAGGTACACTTTCATTACTAATAGTCAACGGTTTGGGAGTTTACATACCTCTACTGATAAGAGACAATGTCGATAGTTTGAGGTATTCTTTTAATATTCATCAAGTATTAAAAACTGCTATTCTCATTTTTGTATTAGCTTCGATTGCATGGATTATTAGAATGCTGTCTCGTCTACTGATCTTTGGAATAGGACGTGATGTTGAGTTTAGTTTAAAGCAAAAGATATTTCAACATTTATTAACTTTAGAACCAGCGTATTTTTCAACACATACATCTGGAGAATTTATTAGCCGTGCAACTAGTGATGTCGACAATATTCGACGTTTAGTAGGTTTTGCTTTACTTAGCTTAATTAATACAATTTTCGTTTATACTCTAACTTTTCCCGTCATGCTAAGTATAAACATCTTACTTAGTATTTTTGCAGTTATTATCTATCCCTTGATGCTAATTATAGTCAAAATTTTTAGCAAAAAGTTACAAAAACAACAGTTAGCAGTACAGAATCAGTTATCTATACTTAGCCAATTAATTCAAGAAGATATGAGTAATATATCTTTAATAAAAATTTATGCTCAAGAAGACAGTGAAAAACAGGAATTCAACTATAAAAATCATCAGCTGTTAAAAGTTAAATTAAAATTAGCCGAAATTCAAAACTTTTTATTTCCTTTAATTGAGGGATTGTCTTATACCAGCTTACTATTACTATTAAGCTTTGGAGCATATGAAATTAATAAGAACAATATTAGTATAGGAGACTTTATTGCCTTAATAATTTTAGTTGAACGTTTAGTATTCCCAACTGCTTTATTAGGATTTACGATTACAGCTTATCAAAGAGGAGAAGTAAGTATTGATAGGGTAGAAACTATTTTTAGAGTTAAACCTAAAGTTAATAATATAGTTAATAGTAAATTCTTGCCTATTGATTCTGTTAATGGAGTAATAACTGCACAAGACCTATCTTACACTTATCCAGGCAACGAAAAGCCAACTATTAAAAACATTAACTTTACTATTAATCCTGGAGAAACAATAGCAATAGTAGGTCCTGTTGGATCTGGCAAGACAACTTTAGCAAATGCGTTGCTCCGTTTATTAGATATTAATGTTGGAACACTTTTTTTAGATAATCATGATTTTACTGAAATTTATTTAAAATCATTAAGAGAAATTATCGCTTATGTCCCACAAGATAGTTTCTTATTCAATACAACAATATTAAATAATATTCGTTATGGAGATCCACAAAAAGATATTTATGAAGTAGTGAATATAGCTAAAAAATCTCAAATTCATAAAGAAATTCTAAATTTTCCTCAACAATACGAGACTTTGGTTGGAGAGAGGGGAATCACTTTATCAGGAGGTCAACGCCAACGTACAGCTCTTGGTCGAGCATTACTCATGAACTCTCCTATATTAATATTAGATGATGCTCTTTCTAGTGTAGATAATAAAACTGCTACTCGTATTCTTGAAAATCTCTCAAATAAAAAAAGGAAAAGTATTATTTTCATTTCTCATCAATTATCTGCAGCTGCCCATGCAGATAGGATTTTTGTAATGAATCATGGAGAAATTATACAAACTGGAGATCATAAAACCTTAGTAAATGTACCCGGACTTTATCAAACTTTATGGCAACAAAATCAACTAGTAGAAGCTATTAATTAA
- the sir gene encoding sulfite reductase, ferredoxin dependent: MVKIPVSSTNKVSKLETIKETSNFLREPLATQLLENSTHFTEEAVQILKFHGSYQQDNRDNRVKGQEKDYQFMLRTRNPGGFISPQLYAALDKLSDIHGNHTLRITTRQGLQVHGILKKNLKLAISTIVENLGSTLGACGDLNRNVMSPPAPFKNFPEYEYAREYADKIADLLSPQTSAYYEIWLDGEKAISVEESPETIEARQKNNRGKFFDNGDEPIYGKHYMPRKFKCSVTVPGDNSIDLYTHDVSLVVITDDNKELLGFNIFAGGGMGRTHNKEETFPRLADPLGYVDKKDIYDFMKAIVAVQRDYGDRNQRRHARMKYLIEDWGLDIFRKEIEEYLGKNIEPFRPLPDWRYKDYLGWQEQGDGKLFLGISIENGRIKDKDSFLLKTALREINDKYFLPIRLTANHNLILCEIEPAFKIGIETILESHGINSDPQKVDSLTRYSMACPALPTCSLAITESERILPTIISRIKNVLNLLDLSSEKIVIRMTGCPNGCARPYMAELGIVGSAPEKYQIWLGGSSDQTRLAKPYVDKLPDEEIENFIEPLFFYFKKEKQDGESFGSFCHRVGFEALHDFSSAYTSIK; the protein is encoded by the coding sequence ATGGTTAAGATTCCAGTTTCATCCACCAATAAAGTTTCCAAATTAGAAACAATAAAGGAAACTAGCAACTTTTTAAGAGAACCACTAGCAACCCAATTATTAGAAAATAGTACTCATTTCACAGAAGAAGCAGTCCAAATTCTCAAATTTCATGGTTCTTATCAACAAGACAATAGAGATAACAGAGTAAAGGGCCAAGAAAAAGACTACCAATTTATGTTACGTACTCGTAACCCAGGTGGTTTTATTTCTCCCCAGCTTTATGCTGCTTTAGATAAACTTAGTGACATTCATGGCAACCACACCTTAAGAATAACGACACGTCAAGGGCTACAGGTTCATGGGATTTTGAAAAAAAATCTCAAGTTAGCAATCTCAACAATTGTCGAGAATCTGGGTTCAACTTTAGGCGCTTGCGGAGATCTTAACCGTAATGTTATGTCACCTCCTGCACCTTTTAAAAATTTTCCAGAATATGAATATGCTAGAGAGTATGCAGATAAAATTGCTGATTTATTAAGTCCTCAGACATCAGCTTATTATGAAATCTGGTTAGATGGCGAAAAAGCTATTAGTGTAGAAGAATCTCCTGAAACCATAGAAGCCCGTCAAAAAAATAATAGAGGAAAGTTTTTTGACAACGGGGACGAACCTATCTACGGAAAACACTACATGCCACGAAAGTTTAAATGTAGTGTTACTGTACCTGGAGATAATTCTATTGATTTATATACACACGATGTAAGCTTAGTAGTTATTACAGACGATAATAAAGAATTACTTGGTTTTAATATTTTCGCAGGTGGAGGAATGGGTCGTACTCATAATAAAGAAGAAACTTTTCCTCGACTAGCGGATCCTCTCGGTTATGTAGATAAAAAAGATATTTATGACTTCATGAAAGCTATTGTAGCTGTACAGAGAGACTATGGAGATCGTAATCAACGTCGTCATGCTCGTATGAAATATCTTATTGAAGACTGGGGTCTAGATATATTTCGTAAAGAAATAGAAGAATATTTAGGTAAAAATATAGAACCATTTAGACCTCTTCCAGACTGGCGATATAAAGACTATCTTGGCTGGCAAGAGCAAGGAGATGGCAAGCTGTTCCTAGGCATTTCTATAGAAAATGGCCGAATAAAAGACAAGGATAGCTTTCTTCTGAAAACTGCTCTTAGAGAAATTAATGATAAGTATTTTTTACCTATACGTTTAACTGCTAATCATAATCTTATTTTATGCGAGATTGAACCAGCTTTTAAAATAGGAATTGAAACAATTCTTGAATCTCATGGCATAAATAGTGATCCGCAAAAAGTAGATTCTTTAACTCGCTATTCCATGGCTTGTCCAGCCCTCCCTACTTGTAGTTTGGCAATAACAGAATCAGAGCGAATACTCCCTACCATAATTAGCCGTATAAAAAATGTATTGAATTTATTGGACTTGTCTTCAGAAAAAATTGTAATTAGAATGACAGGATGTCCAAACGGTTGTGCTCGACCTTATATGGCAGAGTTAGGAATTGTAGGTAGTGCTCCAGAAAAATATCAAATTTGGCTAGGAGGTAGTTCGGATCAAACTCGATTGGCTAAACCTTATGTTGACAAACTACCTGATGAGGAGATAGAAAATTTTATTGAGCCATTATTCTTTTACTTCAAGAAAGAAAAACAAGATGGTGAAAGTTTCGGCTCATTTTGTCATAGGGTTGGTTTCGAGGCTTTGCATGATTTTTCTTCAGCCTACACATCTATAAAGTAG
- the mgtE gene encoding magnesium transporter, protein MVQLNTRKELRQLICNKLALLLEQGNLQEAKKILVSVQPVDIAEAIGGLSQSIQVIAFRLLSKEEAIAVYEHLESTVQQSLLEQFKQQEVRDIVDRMSPDDRARLFDELPAKIVRRLLEQLSPEERQATALLLGYEEHTAGRIMTPEYISLKQSFTVSQTLEHIRTLATSSEIVYYLYVTDAFRHLVGIVSLRDLVLSHPDTTLGKIMVKDIVCVNTNDDQEEVAQTIQRYDLFAVPVVDKEQRLVGVVTVDDVIDIIQQEATEDIYALGGVQSDGENYFQTDLLTVTRKRVAWLLILLLTNTVTGMIIKSHVALIEQMAILTAFIPLLTGTGGNVGAQSSTVVIRGLNTNDITDLGSKQVILRELIAGTLLGIILGTLATIWAYGVQGSWLVSISVGVSLVIIAILASIAGSALPFVFRTFGLDPALMSAPFITTIVDVLGVFIYFSIAKLVLGL, encoded by the coding sequence ATGGTGCAATTAAATACCCGTAAAGAGTTGCGTCAGCTAATATGTAATAAATTAGCTTTATTATTAGAACAAGGAAATTTGCAAGAAGCAAAAAAAATTCTTGTATCTGTACAACCTGTGGATATAGCTGAAGCTATTGGAGGTTTATCTCAATCAATACAGGTAATTGCTTTTCGTTTATTGTCGAAAGAAGAAGCTATTGCTGTTTATGAACACTTAGAATCTACAGTTCAACAATCTTTACTTGAACAATTTAAGCAACAAGAGGTTAGAGATATTGTTGATCGAATGTCTCCTGATGACCGAGCTCGTTTATTTGATGAATTACCTGCAAAAATTGTTCGACGTTTATTAGAACAGCTAAGTCCTGAAGAAAGACAGGCAACAGCTTTATTATTAGGATATGAAGAGCATACAGCTGGACGTATCATGACTCCAGAGTATATCTCACTCAAACAAAGCTTTACTGTATCTCAAACACTTGAACATATAAGAACTTTAGCGACTTCTTCTGAAATTGTTTACTATCTTTATGTTACTGATGCTTTTCGTCATCTAGTAGGTATTGTTTCACTAAGAGATTTAGTTTTATCTCATCCAGATACTACTCTTGGAAAAATAATGGTAAAAGACATTGTTTGTGTTAATACTAACGATGATCAAGAAGAAGTTGCACAAACAATACAAAGATATGATTTATTTGCAGTTCCTGTTGTAGATAAAGAACAAAGACTAGTTGGAGTAGTTACTGTAGATGATGTTATCGATATTATTCAACAAGAAGCAACTGAAGATATCTATGCTTTAGGTGGAGTGCAGTCAGATGGTGAGAATTATTTTCAAACAGATTTATTAACAGTTACACGAAAAAGAGTTGCATGGTTATTAATTTTATTACTTACTAATACGGTTACTGGGATGATAATTAAATCTCACGTAGCTTTGATAGAACAAATGGCAATTTTAACTGCTTTTATCCCTCTATTAACAGGTACTGGAGGTAATGTTGGAGCTCAATCTTCAACAGTGGTTATAAGGGGATTAAATACAAACGATATTACAGATCTTGGCTCTAAGCAAGTCATTTTAAGAGAGCTAATAGCTGGAACCTTATTAGGAATAATATTAGGGACTTTAGCTACAATTTGGGCTTATGGAGTTCAAGGGAGTTGGTTAGTATCGATATCTGTAGGTGTTAGCTTAGTTATAATTGCTATTTTAGCTTCAATAGCAGGCTCAGCTTTACCTTTTGTTTTTAGAACTTTTGGATTAGATCCTGCTTTAATGTCAGCTCCTTTTATTACAACTATAGTTGATGTATTAGGTGTATTCATTTATTTTTCTATTGCCAAGCTTGTATTAGGATTATAG
- the aroC gene encoding chorismate synthase yields the protein MGNTFGKLFRVTTFGESHGGVVGVIIDGCPPCLEISEIDIQKDLNRRRPGQSKITTTRNETDQCEIVSGIFNGLTLGTPITILVHNKDFFTQDYDELSDKFRPSHADWTYETKYKIRNWQGGGRSSARETIGRVAAGAIAKKVLEQFNKVEIISYVKQVNYLEAIINPDKITFEQVENNLIRCPDPKIANQMISLIEDTKKNNDSIGGVIECVVRNSPKGLGEPVFDKLEADLAKAVMSLPASKGFEIGSGFRGTLMTGSQHNDEFYIDKIGNVRTKTNNSGGIQGGISNGENIIIRTAFKPIATIGLKQKTVTSGNLEVFLTSKGRHDPCVLPRAVPMVDAMVALVLCDHLLRWQAQCKVLN from the coding sequence ATGGGTAATACCTTTGGTAAACTATTTCGTGTCACTACATTCGGAGAATCTCATGGAGGAGTAGTGGGTGTAATTATCGATGGCTGTCCTCCATGTCTAGAAATATCTGAAATAGATATTCAAAAAGATCTTAACCGTCGTAGACCAGGTCAAAGTAAAATAACTACTACTAGAAATGAAACAGATCAATGCGAAATCGTTTCTGGAATTTTCAATGGCTTGACCTTAGGTACTCCTATTACTATCTTGGTTCATAATAAAGATTTTTTTACTCAAGACTATGATGAGTTGAGTGATAAATTTAGACCATCTCATGCGGATTGGACATATGAAACAAAATATAAAATTAGAAATTGGCAAGGTGGGGGTAGATCTTCAGCAAGAGAAACTATTGGTAGAGTAGCTGCAGGGGCGATCGCAAAGAAAGTTCTTGAACAATTTAATAAGGTTGAAATAATTAGTTATGTGAAACAAGTTAATTATTTGGAAGCTATTATTAATCCGGATAAAATTACTTTTGAACAAGTTGAGAATAACCTAATTCGTTGCCCTGATCCAAAAATTGCTAATCAAATGATTTCTTTAATAGAGGATACTAAAAAAAACAATGATTCAATAGGAGGAGTTATTGAATGTGTTGTACGAAATTCTCCCAAAGGGTTGGGAGAACCAGTATTTGATAAGTTAGAAGCTGACTTAGCCAAAGCTGTGATGTCTCTACCAGCAAGTAAAGGGTTTGAAATAGGTTCAGGATTTAGAGGAACGTTAATGACAGGGAGTCAACATAATGATGAATTTTATATAGATAAAATAGGAAATGTTCGCACTAAAACCAACAATTCAGGAGGTATCCAAGGAGGAATTAGTAATGGGGAAAATATTATTATTCGTACTGCTTTCAAACCAATTGCAACTATTGGTTTAAAACAAAAAACTGTTACATCTGGTAATCTAGAGGTATTCTTAACCAGTAAAGGAAGACATGATCCTTGTGTTTTGCCTAGAGCAGTTCCGATGGTTGATGCGATGGTAGCTTTGGTATTGTGTGATCATTTATTACGTTGGCAAGCTCAATGTAAAGTATTAAATTAA
- the isiD gene encoding protein IsiD: MTTINLTEKDISALTEEDIIALVGRLDQDDYNNPFESLKDWHILRTILFQRQDLAEPYLYLLDIEAYDEA; this comes from the coding sequence ATGACTACCATAAATCTAACAGAAAAAGATATTTCCGCTTTAACGGAGGAAGACATAATAGCCCTTGTAGGCCGCTTAGACCAAGATGACTACAATAATCCTTTCGAGTCCCTTAAAGACTGGCATATATTACGAACAATACTTTTTCAACGTCAAGATTTAGCTGAACCTTATTTATATTTACTTGATATCGAAGCATATGATGAAGCATAA
- the trmH gene encoding tRNA (guanosine(18)-2'-O)-methyltransferase TrmH, protein MLYKRHNRIKEVLKKRQPHLTVLIEDVHKPHNLSAIIRTCDAVGILDLHVVNQNGKYPTFSKVSQGSEKWVFITTYISIDDAINALKRRKFKIYAAHFSKTAIDYRNVNYTEPVAILLGAEKWGVSKEAAQLVDGHITIPMLGMVQSLNVSVAAAVILFEAQRQRLEAKMYTKMQLSPTTYNKILFEWSYPNISKLYKKNSRKYPSLKENGQICEDNL, encoded by the coding sequence GTGCTATATAAACGTCATAATCGCATAAAAGAAGTTTTAAAAAAACGTCAACCTCATTTAACTGTTTTAATAGAAGATGTTCACAAGCCTCATAATTTATCAGCAATTATTCGTACTTGTGATGCAGTAGGTATATTAGATCTTCATGTTGTTAATCAAAACGGGAAATATCCTACATTCAGTAAAGTTTCTCAAGGTAGTGAAAAATGGGTTTTCATAACAACATATATAAGTATTGATGATGCAATAAATGCTCTAAAGCGTAGAAAATTTAAGATTTATGCAGCTCACTTTAGTAAAACTGCAATTGATTATAGAAATGTAAACTATACAGAGCCTGTAGCTATTTTATTAGGGGCAGAGAAGTGGGGAGTAAGCAAAGAAGCTGCTCAATTAGTTGATGGTCATATAACCATTCCTATGTTGGGAATGGTCCAATCTTTGAATGTTTCGGTTGCTGCTGCAGTTATTTTATTTGAAGCTCAACGCCAAAGATTAGAAGCAAAAATGTATACTAAAATGCAACTATCACCTACAACATACAATAAGATTCTGTTTGAATGGAGTTATCCCAATATTTCAAAACTATATAAAAAAAATAGTAGAAAATATCCATCTTTAAAAGAAAATGGACAAATTTGTGAAGATAATTTATAA
- a CDS encoding LL-diaminopimelate aminotransferase, translating into MVNINENYLKLKAGYLFPEITKRVNTFLDSNPKNELIKLGIGDVTEPLPEACIKAMMNAVEDMGCRQKFKGYGPEQGYSWLREKIAYHDFQLRGCDIDSSEIFISDGSKCDTGNILDIFGKNNKIAITDPVYPVYVDTNVMSGNTGYINAENRYDDLIYLPIKEENNFVAQIPDIKVDLIYLCFPNNPTGAVATKDYLKSWVDYARFNNSIILFDAAYEAFITDESLPHSIYEIEGAKDCAIEFRSFSKNAGFTGTRCAFTVVPKTLMANTANNSKIKIWDMWNRRQSTKFNGVSYIIQRGAEAVYSEEGKKQVDCLVRFYLENAKIIREQLGTTKLNQVYGGIHSPYIWLKTPGGMSSWEFFDELLQKVNIVGTPGSGFGSSGEGYFRISAFNSRENIEKAMKRIKKYYQI; encoded by the coding sequence ATGGTTAATATAAATGAAAATTATCTTAAACTTAAAGCAGGATATCTTTTCCCTGAAATAACAAAAAGAGTTAATACTTTTTTGGATTCTAACCCAAAAAACGAATTGATTAAACTTGGTATTGGAGATGTTACCGAACCTCTCCCAGAAGCTTGTATCAAAGCTATGATGAATGCCGTAGAAGATATGGGATGTCGTCAAAAATTTAAAGGTTATGGCCCAGAGCAAGGTTATTCATGGTTAAGAGAAAAAATCGCGTATCATGATTTCCAATTAAGAGGTTGTGATATTGATTCTTCAGAAATATTTATATCCGATGGATCTAAATGTGATACAGGAAATATCCTTGATATTTTTGGTAAAAATAATAAAATTGCAATCACAGATCCTGTATATCCAGTCTATGTAGATACAAATGTAATGTCTGGCAATACAGGCTACATTAATGCGGAAAATAGATATGATGATCTTATTTATCTTCCTATTAAAGAAGAAAATAATTTTGTTGCTCAGATCCCTGATATTAAGGTGGATTTAATTTACCTTTGTTTTCCTAATAACCCAACTGGTGCTGTTGCAACTAAAGATTATTTAAAGTCTTGGGTCGATTATGCACGGTTTAACAATTCAATAATCCTTTTTGATGCAGCATATGAAGCTTTTATTACAGATGAAAGCCTTCCTCACTCTATTTACGAAATAGAAGGAGCTAAAGATTGTGCTATAGAATTTCGCTCATTTTCTAAAAATGCTGGATTTACAGGAACTCGTTGTGCATTTACTGTAGTACCGAAGACTTTAATGGCGAATACAGCCAATAATTCAAAAATTAAAATTTGGGACATGTGGAATCGCCGTCAATCTACTAAATTTAATGGAGTATCTTACATTATTCAGAGAGGAGCAGAAGCTGTTTATTCGGAAGAAGGGAAAAAACAAGTTGATTGTTTGGTAAGGTTTTACCTTGAAAATGCAAAAATAATACGTGAACAGCTAGGTACTACAAAATTAAATCAAGTTTATGGAGGTATTCATTCGCCTTATATATGGTTGAAAACTCCAGGGGGAATGTCTAGCTGGGAATTTTTTGACGAACTATTGCAAAAAGTAAATATTGTAGGAACCCCAGGTTCTGGCTTCGGCTCTTCAGGAGAAGGTTATTTTCGTATTTCAGCTTTCAATAGTAGGGAAAATATTGAAAAGGCGATGAAACGCATCAAAAAATATTATCAAATTTAA
- a CDS encoding DUF3153 domain-containing protein yields MSFYRQVYKQTNKVKRLKSIFFCLIFSSLIFLSGCVHYDVEINFHNQNHGKIVQHISVVEQLSKLSPIEVDKWLESLEDRTRKLRGKVKRISKNDLLLTIPFSSSDDLVEKFNSFFSFNRSSSTSDAKIEDYNIPHLQTQISIKKHSFLLAEYNQLNIEIDLRDLNILSEKGNTLINPKSLADLEFTLSTPWSIKNVQNKKKFSENFNKEKQQISWKIKAGEINRIDTAYWTPNYLGLGFVCICLVTLSGIYIKNRISSKV; encoded by the coding sequence ATGAGTTTTTATCGCCAGGTGTACAAACAGACAAATAAGGTAAAAAGATTAAAATCTATATTCTTTTGTTTAATTTTTAGTTCATTAATCTTTCTTTCAGGTTGTGTTCACTATGATGTAGAAATAAACTTTCATAATCAAAACCATGGAAAAATTGTTCAACATATTAGTGTAGTAGAACAATTATCTAAGCTTAGTCCAATTGAGGTAGATAAATGGCTAGAAAGCTTAGAAGATCGTACCAGGAAGTTACGAGGAAAAGTTAAAAGGATTTCTAAAAACGATCTATTACTGACTATTCCATTTAGTAGTAGTGATGATTTAGTAGAAAAATTTAATTCGTTTTTTAGTTTTAATAGATCTTCTTCGACTTCGGATGCCAAAATTGAAGATTACAACATACCTCATTTACAGACACAAATATCAATTAAGAAACACAGTTTTTTATTAGCAGAATATAATCAGTTGAATATTGAAATTGATTTGCGTGATTTAAACATATTATCTGAGAAAGGAAACACATTAATTAATCCAAAATCGTTAGCAGATTTAGAATTTACTTTAAGCACTCCTTGGAGTATTAAAAATGTTCAAAATAAGAAAAAATTTAGCGAAAACTTTAATAAAGAAAAACAACAAATTAGTTGGAAAATTAAAGCAGGAGAAATAAATAGAATAGATACAGCATACTGGACTCCTAATTATTTAGGACTAGGATTTGTTTGTATTTGCTTGGTAACACTATCAGGAATTTACATCAAAAATCGAATATCATCTAAAGTATAA